One part of the Hydra vulgaris chromosome 01, alternate assembly HydraT2T_AEP genome encodes these proteins:
- the LOC100211645 gene encoding rho GTPase-activating protein 32 isoform X4, giving the protein MEMVTQDIKSEAAFDNEKVSKSDDEVDNQDVNNVREVQCNSVNKKLMRLAIDARNISKRQSYLHEETASLASNKFTFSDSLKEKPQVSILSITQIQNSRFPRIEEMSHFHYSSVDFGGSVTISVNIEQSMQLSSSWEMFAVEVVSKEKWTLKRSYEDFVGLDRMLHRCLYGRGYSKLPELKALDDGESISYDMAQMLQAYVKQFSDVSGNNINCGPVLNWLELDNHGNHLFVMEADDSAINVPAIAAGRVIKRYQSQAPDEMTLDVGEFISIIDMPHVDETVWWRGKKGFEVGFFPSNCIEVLGEKDVNDKAISNIHLRPLIKRRGKLVSFLRFFFKSRPSKDELMQHGILRERVFGCDLGEYLALTGHDIPIVLEMCSKFVEEHGIVDGIYRLSGIMSNLQRLRVAFDSQEKPPNLEDQKYLNDIHCISSLLKTYFRELPNPLFTYELYTKFVAAINKEGDTEKTVAFHHVIQRLPPPHYRTMHYLFLHLNVCAQHSDKTNMTAKNLAIVWAPNLLRPNIDDSVGALAEFRTQAIIVEYMIRNVKVFFDKNAASATIAYYPENQDENQPEEQKSIYGSVSRIFQPTVVAKLISLDEARERVRNVSIRKASYSLSTESNISSNSYPKLHSTAQPLNIAASPISPLPSLLSLEEAQARSKAAFLSNQRSSSDVGMLQTTTMSPKRSRKWLGLFSRAKSASPSQPVERSNKHPSVYKLISSPQRSISEINIHNLRKQQIEHSALLHTASEDNLQKKDIVQHKRTSVQSASFDHTDADYLPFCSRESDGDDSSIMSAIEVVSKKYLGISKSDQNVKQTINFSPEDSKIQSNNYEKEMKNTNLISDVPQTNQVGQTNQVGQYDQQSPERIHPPLTTIDNDLPIKKTRSLSPENLLHKNKSSRAKSLQFDDKFNGEMNDHSLSTRSSLVFQSESNDSFTKNTPLHTLDSSNSRKSFSGSSFQLVATPCSLATDSSLTDEKREKNLVFAHPSNTSVVHPFLANRKSWVDKAGPLHSSKTALINESSGKKIINNDFKMLAGKKYELHQPNTKNSLKFDQMSQICSSLDRKDNNDIVSNKINDNNVIVSNNINDNNGIVSNNINDNNYTISNNIKSLKTSGSQSPYTKELPNENQTYENNVQTKPLLNSPKERSSILLDSSNREISRVLPDHLKHEGLQKVLVRSTEENMKLNKIIDKQDSSNSIKSCESQLYNQDNLKYSASIPNDSSVNVSLGAPYIYTNRLDNSETICVEKLVSDSNKVPTSDSNKLPSESCSPLTSGVNNLSTSDSNKVRTTFGTHKDYLKSKSLSSVDVSQYSYPMKFYQKPKKKISLPLKGNSKIEKDKRHYELDSVESEMIHRSYSLQQSKNHSRESLPIFDTQLKNNKETILLTLNPDLRSTSCRSHSSENSNCSSFVSCGAYPLKTFSKEYNPTTNIPLRDTKTRSSSNVFNKRPSSEYMSSNNSAYVTTPTSSYISYGSAPYLSTGFHAPHLMSLSNRQAFDSSPGQKSFQLSLKDGKSRRSRPLSMHDNIDYLQHDRQQVKYEMV; this is encoded by the exons tttacctTCTCGGACTCATTAAAGGAAAAGCCACAAGTATCTATATTGTCTATTACCCA gaTTCAAAACTCTCGCTTTCCACGTATAGAAGAAATGTCACACTTTCATTACAGTAGTGTTGATTTTGGTGGCTCTGTAaca atcagtgtaaatattgaacaaagtATGCAACTGTCAAGTTCATGGGAAATGTTTgct gttGAAGttgtaagtaaagaaaaatggaCTTTAAAACGGAGTTATGAAGATTTTGTTGGGCTTGATAGGATGTTACACag gtGTCTTTATGGCAGAGGATATAGTAAATTGCCTGAATTAAAAGCATTAGATGATGGAGAGTCAATTTCGTAT gatATGGCACAAATGCTGCAAGCCTATGTAAAGCAATTTTCTGATGTGTCAGGAAACAATATAAATTGTGGACCTGTTTTAAATTGGCTGGAG ttggaTAACCATGGTAACCACCTTTTTGTCATGGAAGCTGATGACTCAGCAATAAATGTTCCAGCTATAGCTGCTGGGAGAGTGATTAAGCGTTACCAATCTCAAGCACCTGATGAAATGACTTTAGATGTTGGtgaatttatttcaattattgaCATGCCTCATGTTGATGAAACAGTATGGTGGAGGGGAAAGAAGggttttgaa GTTGGGTTCTTCCCATCTAACTGTATAGAAGTTCTTGGTGAAAAAGATGTCAATGACAAAGCTATATCTAATATTCATTTGCGACCATTAATAAAGCGACGTGGTAAATTGGTTAGTTtccttcgttttttttttaaatcacgtCCAAGTAAAGATGAACTTATGCAGCATGGTATTTTACGGGAGCGTGTGTTTGGATGTGATCTTGGAGAGTATTTGGCTTTAACTGGACATGATATTCCAATTGTTTTGGAAATGTGTTCAAAATTTGTTGAAGAACATGGTATTGTTGATGGAATTTATAGATTATCAGGCATAATGTCGAACCTTCAGCGATTGAG AGTTGCTTTTGACAGTCAAGAAAAACCTCCCAATTTGGAAGACCAAAAATACTTAAACGATATACACTGCATATCatcacttttaaaaacatactttag gGAACTACCAAATCCACTTTTTACATATGAACTTTACACAAAGTTTGTg GCTGCTATCAACAAAGAGGGTGATACTGAAAAAACAGTTGCTTTTCATCATGTCATCCAAAGACTGCCCCCTCCTCATTACAG aactaTGCACTATCTATTTCTACATTTGAATGTGTGTGCTCAACATTCTGATAAAACAAATATGACAGCAAAAAATCTGGCTATTGTATGGGCTCCTAATTTACTAAG acCAAATATTGATGACTCTGTTGGTGCATTGGCTGAATTTCGTACCCAAGCAATTATTGTAGAATATATGATACGTAATGTTAAGGTGTTCTTTGATAAAAATGCTGCATCTGCAACTATTGCCTATTACCCTGAGAATCAAGATGAGAATCAACCAGAAG aacaGAAGTCCATTTATGGTTCAGTCTCTCGTATTTTTCAACCAACCGTAGTTGCAAAACTGATATCACTTGATGAAGCGAGAGAGCGAGTTCGAAATGTGAGCATTCGTAAAGCATCTTATTCACTATCAACTGAAAGcaatatat cCTCCAATAGTTATCCTAAATTACATTCAACTGCACAACCTCTTAATATTGCTGCTTCGCCTATATCTCCTCTGCCTAGTTTATTATCTCTTGAAGAAGCCCAAGCACGCAGTAAAGCAGCTTTTTTATCTAACCAACGGTCTTCATCCGATGTAGGAATGCTTCAAACAACTACAATGTCACCTAAACGAAGTCGTAAATGGCTTGGTTTGTTTTCTCGTGCTAAATCAGCTAGCCCAAGCCAACCAGTCGAAAGAAGTAACAAGCATCCttctgtttataaattaattagttcTCCTCAGCGTTCTATAAGcgaaataaatatacataatctTCGTAAACAACAGATTGAACATTCTGCTCTTCTACATACAGCATCAGAGGATAATTTGcagaaaaaagatattgtacAACACAAAAGAACATCAGTACAATCAGCATCTTTTGATCACACTGATGCTGACTATTTACCCTTTTGCAGTAGGGAAAGTGACGGGGATGATTCTTCCATCATGTCTGCTATTGAGGTTGTTAGTAAGAAATATTTAGGAATTTCAAAATCTGATCAAAAcgttaaacaaacaataaatttttcacCTGAAGATTCAAAAATACAATCTAATAATTATGAAAAGGAAATGAAAAATACCAATCTTATTTCTGATGTACCTCAAACTAATCAGGTAGGTCAAACTAATCAGGTAGGTCAATATGATCAGCAATCTCCTGAGCGCATACATCCTCCATTAACAACCATTGATAATGACTTgccaattaaaaaaacaagatctCTTTCACCTGAAAATTTGTTGCATAAAAACAAATCTTCAAGGGCTAAAAGCTTACAATTTGATGATAAGTTTAATGGTGAAATGAATGATCATTCTCTGAGTACAAGATCATCTTTAGTTTTCCAAAGTGAATCCAATGATTCTTTTACTAAAAATACTCCTTTACACACCTTGGATTCAAGCAACTCTAGAAAATCATTTTCTGGAAGTTCTTTCCAACTTGTGGCTACTCCATGCTCTTTAGCAACAGATTCTTCATTAACTGATGAGAAGCgagaaaaaaatcttgtttttgcTCATCCATCCAACACTTCTGTGGTTCATCCTTTTTTAGCAAATCGAAAATCTTGGGTTGATAAAGCCGGCCCACTACATTCCTCAAAAACTGCCTTAATCAACGAGTCatcaggaaaaaaaatcataaacaatgattttaaaatgttagcaGGAAAAAAATATGAGTTACATCAACCAAATACTAAGAACTCTTTAAAGTTTGACCAGATGTCACAAATTTGTAGTTCTTTAGATCGAAAAGACAATAATGATATTGTAAGCAACAAAATAAACGACAATAATGTTATTGTTAGCAACAACATAAACGACAATAATGGTATTGTAAGCAACAACATAAACGACAATAATTATACTATaagtaacaatataaaaagCCTTAAAACATCAGGTTCTCAATCACCTTACACAAAAGAACTTCCAAATGAAAATCAAACGTATGAAAATAATGTTCAAACGAAACCTTTACTTAACTCACCAAAAGAACGTTCGTCAATCTTGCTTGATTCTTCCAACCGAGAAATTTCACGAGTCTTACCGGATCATTTAAAACATGAGGGTTTACAAAAGGTTTTAGTAAGGTCTACAgaagaaaatatgaaacttaACAAAATCATTGACAAGCAAGATTcatcaaacagtataaaatctTGTGAAAGTCAATTATATAACCaggacaatttaaaatattccgCCTCTATACCTAACGACTCTTCAGTAAATGTTTCTTTAGGTGCTCCATATATTTATACCAATAGACTAGACAATTCAGAAACAATTTGTGTTGAAAAGCTTGTAAGTGATAGTAATAAGGTACCAACAAGTGACAGCAATAAACTTCCGAGTGAAAGTTGTAGCCCATTAACCAGTGGTGTTAATAATTTATCAACAAGTGACAGTAATAAGGTACGAACAACTTTTGGCACGCATAAGGattatttaaagtcaaaaagtTTAAGTAGCGTTGATGTGTCTCAATACTCCTATCCTatgaaattttatcaaaaacctaaaaaaaagatatctctTCCCTTGAAAGGTaattctaaaattgaaaaagacaAAAGGCATTATGAGCTGGATAGCGTGGAATCAGAAATGATTCATCGTTCCTATTCTTTACAACAAAGTAAAAATCATAGTAGAGAATCATTGCCTATTTTCGatacacaattaaaaaacaataaagaaacaattttgttaacACTCAACCCTGACTTAAGGTCCACCTCTTGTAGATCTCATTCTTCTGAAAATTCAAATTGTTCCAGTTTTGTATCCTGTGGTGCCTAtccattaaaaacattttccaaAGAATATAATCCTACTACGAATATACCTCTTCGGGATACAAAAACAAGATCGAgttcaaatgtttttaacaaaagaccTTCTTCCGAATATATGAGTTCCAATAACTCAGCGTATGTAACAACGCCCACTTCCAGTTATATTTCTTATGGTAGTGCCCCTTACTTATCGACAGGGTTTCACGCCCCACACCTTATGTCATTATCAAATCGTCAAGCATTTGATAGTAGTCCaggtcaaaaaagttttcaattatcGTTGAAAGACGGGAAAAGTCGTCGTTCACGCCCATTATCTATGCATGATAATATTGACTATTTGCAACACGATCGGCAACAAGTTAAATACGAAAtggtgtaa
- the LOC100211645 gene encoding rho GTPase-activating protein 32 isoform X5, giving the protein MLSFKKNSFSKDDRRISIFLKKYMFEDHLRIQNSRFPRIEEMSHFHYSSVDFGGSVTISVNIEQSMQLSSSWEMFAVEVVSKEKWTLKRSYEDFVGLDRMLHRCLYGRGYSKLPELKALDDGESISYDMAQMLQAYVKQFSDVSGNNINCGPVLNWLELDNHGNHLFVMEADDSAINVPAIAAGRVIKRYQSQAPDEMTLDVGEFISIIDMPHVDETVWWRGKKGFEVGFFPSNCIEVLGEKDVNDKAISNIHLRPLIKRRGKLVSFLRFFFKSRPSKDELMQHGILRERVFGCDLGEYLALTGHDIPIVLEMCSKFVEEHGIVDGIYRLSGIMSNLQRLRVAFDSQEKPPNLEDQKYLNDIHCISSLLKTYFRELPNPLFTYELYTKFVAAINKEGDTEKTVAFHHVIQRLPPPHYRTMHYLFLHLNVCAQHSDKTNMTAKNLAIVWAPNLLRPNIDDSVGALAEFRTQAIIVEYMIRNVKVFFDKNAASATIAYYPENQDENQPEEQKSIYGSVSRIFQPTVVAKLISLDEARERVRNVSIRKASYSLSTESNISSNSYPKLHSTAQPLNIAASPISPLPSLLSLEEAQARSKAAFLSNQRSSSDVGMLQTTTMSPKRSRKWLGLFSRAKSASPSQPVERSNKHPSVYKLISSPQRSISEINIHNLRKQQIEHSALLHTASEDNLQKKDIVQHKRTSVQSASFDHTDADYLPFCSRESDGDDSSIMSAIEVVSKKYLGISKSDQNVKQTINFSPEDSKIQSNNYEKEMKNTNLISDVPQTNQVGQTNQVGQYDQQSPERIHPPLTTIDNDLPIKKTRSLSPENLLHKNKSSRAKSLQFDDKFNGEMNDHSLSTRSSLVFQSESNDSFTKNTPLHTLDSSNSRKSFSGSSFQLVATPCSLATDSSLTDEKREKNLVFAHPSNTSVVHPFLANRKSWVDKAGPLHSSKTALINESSGKKIINNDFKMLAGKKYELHQPNTKNSLKFDQMSQICSSLDRKDNNDIVSNKINDNNVIVSNNINDNNGIVSNNINDNNYTISNNIKSLKTSGSQSPYTKELPNENQTYENNVQTKPLLNSPKERSSILLDSSNREISRVLPDHLKHEGLQKVLVRSTEENMKLNKIIDKQDSSNSIKSCESQLYNQDNLKYSASIPNDSSVNVSLGAPYIYTNRLDNSETICVEKLVSDSNKVPTSDSNKLPSESCSPLTSGVNNLSTSDSNKVRTTFGTHKDYLKSKSLSSVDVSQYSYPMKFYQKPKKKISLPLKGNSKIEKDKRHYELDSVESEMIHRSYSLQQSKNHSRESLPIFDTQLKNNKETILLTLNPDLRSTSCRSHSSENSNCSSFVSCGAYPLKTFSKEYNPTTNIPLRDTKTRSSSNVFNKRPSSEYMSSNNSAYVTTPTSSYISYGSAPYLSTGFHAPHLMSLSNRQAFDSSPGQKSFQLSLKDGKSRRSRPLSMHDNIDYLQHDRQQVKYEMV; this is encoded by the exons atgttgagttttaaaaaaaatagtttttccaaGGATGATCGTAGAATAAgcatatttcttaaaaaatatatgtttgaaGATCATTTAAG gaTTCAAAACTCTCGCTTTCCACGTATAGAAGAAATGTCACACTTTCATTACAGTAGTGTTGATTTTGGTGGCTCTGTAaca atcagtgtaaatattgaacaaagtATGCAACTGTCAAGTTCATGGGAAATGTTTgct gttGAAGttgtaagtaaagaaaaatggaCTTTAAAACGGAGTTATGAAGATTTTGTTGGGCTTGATAGGATGTTACACag gtGTCTTTATGGCAGAGGATATAGTAAATTGCCTGAATTAAAAGCATTAGATGATGGAGAGTCAATTTCGTAT gatATGGCACAAATGCTGCAAGCCTATGTAAAGCAATTTTCTGATGTGTCAGGAAACAATATAAATTGTGGACCTGTTTTAAATTGGCTGGAG ttggaTAACCATGGTAACCACCTTTTTGTCATGGAAGCTGATGACTCAGCAATAAATGTTCCAGCTATAGCTGCTGGGAGAGTGATTAAGCGTTACCAATCTCAAGCACCTGATGAAATGACTTTAGATGTTGGtgaatttatttcaattattgaCATGCCTCATGTTGATGAAACAGTATGGTGGAGGGGAAAGAAGggttttgaa GTTGGGTTCTTCCCATCTAACTGTATAGAAGTTCTTGGTGAAAAAGATGTCAATGACAAAGCTATATCTAATATTCATTTGCGACCATTAATAAAGCGACGTGGTAAATTGGTTAGTTtccttcgttttttttttaaatcacgtCCAAGTAAAGATGAACTTATGCAGCATGGTATTTTACGGGAGCGTGTGTTTGGATGTGATCTTGGAGAGTATTTGGCTTTAACTGGACATGATATTCCAATTGTTTTGGAAATGTGTTCAAAATTTGTTGAAGAACATGGTATTGTTGATGGAATTTATAGATTATCAGGCATAATGTCGAACCTTCAGCGATTGAG AGTTGCTTTTGACAGTCAAGAAAAACCTCCCAATTTGGAAGACCAAAAATACTTAAACGATATACACTGCATATCatcacttttaaaaacatactttag gGAACTACCAAATCCACTTTTTACATATGAACTTTACACAAAGTTTGTg GCTGCTATCAACAAAGAGGGTGATACTGAAAAAACAGTTGCTTTTCATCATGTCATCCAAAGACTGCCCCCTCCTCATTACAG aactaTGCACTATCTATTTCTACATTTGAATGTGTGTGCTCAACATTCTGATAAAACAAATATGACAGCAAAAAATCTGGCTATTGTATGGGCTCCTAATTTACTAAG acCAAATATTGATGACTCTGTTGGTGCATTGGCTGAATTTCGTACCCAAGCAATTATTGTAGAATATATGATACGTAATGTTAAGGTGTTCTTTGATAAAAATGCTGCATCTGCAACTATTGCCTATTACCCTGAGAATCAAGATGAGAATCAACCAGAAG aacaGAAGTCCATTTATGGTTCAGTCTCTCGTATTTTTCAACCAACCGTAGTTGCAAAACTGATATCACTTGATGAAGCGAGAGAGCGAGTTCGAAATGTGAGCATTCGTAAAGCATCTTATTCACTATCAACTGAAAGcaatatat cCTCCAATAGTTATCCTAAATTACATTCAACTGCACAACCTCTTAATATTGCTGCTTCGCCTATATCTCCTCTGCCTAGTTTATTATCTCTTGAAGAAGCCCAAGCACGCAGTAAAGCAGCTTTTTTATCTAACCAACGGTCTTCATCCGATGTAGGAATGCTTCAAACAACTACAATGTCACCTAAACGAAGTCGTAAATGGCTTGGTTTGTTTTCTCGTGCTAAATCAGCTAGCCCAAGCCAACCAGTCGAAAGAAGTAACAAGCATCCttctgtttataaattaattagttcTCCTCAGCGTTCTATAAGcgaaataaatatacataatctTCGTAAACAACAGATTGAACATTCTGCTCTTCTACATACAGCATCAGAGGATAATTTGcagaaaaaagatattgtacAACACAAAAGAACATCAGTACAATCAGCATCTTTTGATCACACTGATGCTGACTATTTACCCTTTTGCAGTAGGGAAAGTGACGGGGATGATTCTTCCATCATGTCTGCTATTGAGGTTGTTAGTAAGAAATATTTAGGAATTTCAAAATCTGATCAAAAcgttaaacaaacaataaatttttcacCTGAAGATTCAAAAATACAATCTAATAATTATGAAAAGGAAATGAAAAATACCAATCTTATTTCTGATGTACCTCAAACTAATCAGGTAGGTCAAACTAATCAGGTAGGTCAATATGATCAGCAATCTCCTGAGCGCATACATCCTCCATTAACAACCATTGATAATGACTTgccaattaaaaaaacaagatctCTTTCACCTGAAAATTTGTTGCATAAAAACAAATCTTCAAGGGCTAAAAGCTTACAATTTGATGATAAGTTTAATGGTGAAATGAATGATCATTCTCTGAGTACAAGATCATCTTTAGTTTTCCAAAGTGAATCCAATGATTCTTTTACTAAAAATACTCCTTTACACACCTTGGATTCAAGCAACTCTAGAAAATCATTTTCTGGAAGTTCTTTCCAACTTGTGGCTACTCCATGCTCTTTAGCAACAGATTCTTCATTAACTGATGAGAAGCgagaaaaaaatcttgtttttgcTCATCCATCCAACACTTCTGTGGTTCATCCTTTTTTAGCAAATCGAAAATCTTGGGTTGATAAAGCCGGCCCACTACATTCCTCAAAAACTGCCTTAATCAACGAGTCatcaggaaaaaaaatcataaacaatgattttaaaatgttagcaGGAAAAAAATATGAGTTACATCAACCAAATACTAAGAACTCTTTAAAGTTTGACCAGATGTCACAAATTTGTAGTTCTTTAGATCGAAAAGACAATAATGATATTGTAAGCAACAAAATAAACGACAATAATGTTATTGTTAGCAACAACATAAACGACAATAATGGTATTGTAAGCAACAACATAAACGACAATAATTATACTATaagtaacaatataaaaagCCTTAAAACATCAGGTTCTCAATCACCTTACACAAAAGAACTTCCAAATGAAAATCAAACGTATGAAAATAATGTTCAAACGAAACCTTTACTTAACTCACCAAAAGAACGTTCGTCAATCTTGCTTGATTCTTCCAACCGAGAAATTTCACGAGTCTTACCGGATCATTTAAAACATGAGGGTTTACAAAAGGTTTTAGTAAGGTCTACAgaagaaaatatgaaacttaACAAAATCATTGACAAGCAAGATTcatcaaacagtataaaatctTGTGAAAGTCAATTATATAACCaggacaatttaaaatattccgCCTCTATACCTAACGACTCTTCAGTAAATGTTTCTTTAGGTGCTCCATATATTTATACCAATAGACTAGACAATTCAGAAACAATTTGTGTTGAAAAGCTTGTAAGTGATAGTAATAAGGTACCAACAAGTGACAGCAATAAACTTCCGAGTGAAAGTTGTAGCCCATTAACCAGTGGTGTTAATAATTTATCAACAAGTGACAGTAATAAGGTACGAACAACTTTTGGCACGCATAAGGattatttaaagtcaaaaagtTTAAGTAGCGTTGATGTGTCTCAATACTCCTATCCTatgaaattttatcaaaaacctaaaaaaaagatatctctTCCCTTGAAAGGTaattctaaaattgaaaaagacaAAAGGCATTATGAGCTGGATAGCGTGGAATCAGAAATGATTCATCGTTCCTATTCTTTACAACAAAGTAAAAATCATAGTAGAGAATCATTGCCTATTTTCGatacacaattaaaaaacaataaagaaacaattttgttaacACTCAACCCTGACTTAAGGTCCACCTCTTGTAGATCTCATTCTTCTGAAAATTCAAATTGTTCCAGTTTTGTATCCTGTGGTGCCTAtccattaaaaacattttccaaAGAATATAATCCTACTACGAATATACCTCTTCGGGATACAAAAACAAGATCGAgttcaaatgtttttaacaaaagaccTTCTTCCGAATATATGAGTTCCAATAACTCAGCGTATGTAACAACGCCCACTTCCAGTTATATTTCTTATGGTAGTGCCCCTTACTTATCGACAGGGTTTCACGCCCCACACCTTATGTCATTATCAAATCGTCAAGCATTTGATAGTAGTCCaggtcaaaaaagttttcaattatcGTTGAAAGACGGGAAAAGTCGTCGTTCACGCCCATTATCTATGCATGATAATATTGACTATTTGCAACACGATCGGCAACAAGTTAAATACGAAAtggtgtaa